The DNA region GCGGAGCCTGCCGTCGAGGAAGAGGTCGAGGGATTCGCGGTGGCCGCCGGTGAGGACGACTTCCTGGACGCCGGTCTGGACGGCGACGCGGATGTCGGGGCCGTAGACGGCGCGGCGGGCGGCGCGCTCGAAGTCGTCGACGAGGACGGCCGCGGAGGCGAGCACGGCGAGCACGGTGACGTTCGTGGTGAGGAGTACCCAGCGGCCGCGGACGCTCAGGTCGCGGCCGAACAGGCCGAAGACGAGGGCCCCGCCCGCGAGGACGTTGACGGCGCCGGTGAGCAGCGCCCCGGTGAGCTGCCCGAACCAGGGCAGCAGCAGGAAGGGGAAGGCGAGTCCGCCGACGAGCGCGCCGACGTAGTCCGCGGCGAACAGGTCGGCCACCGCGCCGCCCGGGTCCTGCCGCCGGACGCGCTGGATCAGCACCATCAGGAGGGGGACCTCGGCGCCGATGAGGATGCCGATGGCGAGCGAGAACGCCACGAAGAGATAGCGCGAGCCGCCCTCCCACATCTCGCCGCGGTCCCCGGCCCACGCGAAGGCCGCGTACAGCGTCATGGCGCTGCACCCGCCGACGAGGGCGAGGGCCGCCTCGATGAGGCCGAATCCGGCGGCGGCCCGGCAGCGCAGCCGCTTGGCGAGCAGCGAGCCGATGCCCATCGCGAACACCATCACGGACAGCACGACGGAGGCCTGGGTGACGGAGTCGCCGATCAAGTACGAGGCGAGGGCGACGAGTTCGAGTTCGTACACGAGTCCGCAGGCGGCACAGACGAACACGCCCGCGAGGACGAGGAACCGGCCTGTCCGGGGCGTGACGGGCAGACGCTCGGGCGGCTCGATCACGCAGCGAACGCTACGTCACCGAACGCTTACGCCAAGTCCCCCACAAGGGTGGAGATTGCCGGGCGGACGTGTAGGACGCGTAAAGGGCCGTCGGGCGTGTGCGGGTGACATCGGTGTCGCGCCCGCGCACACGGGTCCGCCGTCGCCCCGGGCACCCCGCACGTCACCGCACGACCGCCGGGGGACTCTCCACACGTCACCGCACGACCGCCGGGGGACTCCCGCACGTCACAGCGCCGCAGGCATCCGCACGCCGACGCGCGTCCTGGTCGCCACCAGCTGTCCGTCCTGCGGATAGGCGTGCCATGTGCGCCACATGACCGAGCCTTCGTGGCGCTGGGCGAGCATCGCGGTGAAGGCGTGCGGGATGCCGGGGAAGACTCCGGCGAGCCCGTGCGGGTGCTCGGCGACCAGGGCGAGCAACTCCTGCGCGCGACCCGCGAACTGACCCTGCGACAGAGTTTCGACGCAGGCCGCGAACTCGTACTCCCACTCGCCCACCCGCTTGGACACGCCGAGCGGCAGCGGGGTGCTGCTGCCGGGGATGCAGGCCACCGTCTCGGAGCAGCTGCCGCCGCGCTCCTCCTCCAGGAGCACTTGGTGGGACGCCCCGAGGAGTCTCAACTGCACCGTCGCACCGGATAGTTCGAGGTCGAGCGTGGCGAGGGCGGGCAACGGCTCGCGGCCGAGGGCCCAAGCCAGGTCCCCGGCGCGCGTGTCGGTATAGACAGTCTTCAGGGTCGTGAGCATGGGTCGGCTCCGCTAAGCACGCAATGGAGGTGGGGCCGGCGCACCCGGTCGGACACCAGGTGGTCGGAATGCCGGCTCGTGCCCACGGAGAAGTCCCGATCGTTGTTGAGCTGAGAACGTCCGAGGGCGGTGTGACGGTTAAGAGGGAATCATGAACTGCGACACTGCCACAGCGTTTTTACCCAACTTCGTAGGGTTTCCATCCCCTAGAGGGCCGAACAGTTCATCTGTTCACGTTTCTGCAAACTCAGACGATCCAGAAGCGTCCCGGTACGGTCGTCAATAGACCCATTTGGCCCCTGTCACCCCGCGACGACCCCCTGTGCAGCGCTTTCCCCGCCCCCCGCGTCAACATCCGTCCCCCGCCCCGGCACCCGACAACGACGAAGCGCCCGCCGGGAGTTGACTCCCGGCGGACGCTCCGCCCAGTGGACCAGCTGCCCCGTGTCAGCTGCCTCCGCCGCATCCACCCCCGCCACCGCCGCCGCCGCAGGACGAGGAACCACCGCCGCAGGACGAGCCGCCGCCGCAGGACGTGGCTCCGCTGTGGTTGTTGCTGCTGGTCGAACTGCCGGACGCCCACCAGCTGCCGCCGCCCGCACCGGACGCGGTCCGGCGCCCGCTGCCGCGCACCCGGGCGGCCCCGATCGTGAGCCCCGCGATCAGCAGCACCACAAGCACAAGGAAGAGGACGACAAGAATCATGTCCCTCACTCACCTTTCCGTTCCCCCGATGCGCGGGGCGCCTCGTGTTCCCCCGGAACCACGAAGCGCCCCGCGCCCTGCGGTTGTTGTCCCGCGTCGTTGCGTGACAAGGGGATGCCCCCGGCCATTCGCGGCCAAAGCAGAGTTGAGGAAGTCCAGAGGTTCGGCGCAGGATGACGGCCATGACGTCCTCTTCCGGCTCGACCGGCACCACTGGCGCCTCAGGCGCCCCGGGTTCCTCGGCGAGCGGCCGCCCGCTGCTCAACCGCCGCCTCGCCGAGTTCGGCACGACGATCTTCGCCGAGATGTCCGCCCTCGCCGTGCGGACGGGGGCGATCAACCTGGGCCAGGGCTTCCCCGACACGGACGGGCCCGAGGAGGTGCGGGAGGCGGCCGTGCGGGCGCTGCGCGACGGCCGCGGCAACCAGTACCCGCCGGGCCCCGGCGTGCCCGAGCTGCGCGCGGCGGTCGCGGCGCACCAGTCGCGGCGCTACGGCCTGGCCTACGACCCCGACCGGGAGGTCCTGGTCACGGCCGGCGCCACCGAGGCCATCGCGGCCTCGCTGCTCGCCCTGGTCGAGCCGGGCGACGAGGTCATCGCCCTGGAGCCGTACTACGACTCGTACGCCGCCTCGATCGCGCTCGCGGGCGGCACCCGGGTGCCCGTGACCCTGCGGCCCGGCGGCGGAGCCGCTGACCGACGCTTCGTCCTCGACCTGGACGAGCTGCGCGACGCCGTCACCCCGCGCACCCGGCTGCTGCTCCTCAACACCCCGCACAACCCGACGGGCACCGTCCTCACCCGCGAGGAGCTGGCCGCGATCGCGGAACTCGCCGTCGAGCGTGACCTGCTCGTGGTCACCGACGAGGTCTACGAACACCTGGTCTTCGCCGACACCCCGGCGCCCGACGGCTCCGGCTCGCCCGCGCACATCCCCCTCGCCTCCTTCCCCGGCATGCGGGAGCGGACCGTCACCATCGGCTCGGCGGGCAAGACGTTCTCGTTCACGGGCTGGAAGGTCGGCTGGGTGACGTCCACGCCGGAGCTGGTCACGGCGGTGCGCTCGGCGAAGCAGTACCTGACGTTCGTGGCCTCGGGCCCGTTCCAGTACGCCGTCGCGGAGGCCCTCGCGCTGCCCGAGTCGTACTTCACGGGCATCCGCGAGGACCTGCGCGCCAAGCGGGACCTGCTGTCGGCGGGCCTGACGGCGGCGGGCTTCGAGGTCTACCGGCCGCAGGGCACGTACTTCGTCACCACCGACATCCGCCCGCTCGGCGCGGACCGTTCGCACGGCGGCGACGGCTTCGCGTTCTGCCGCGCCCTGCCCGAGCGCGCCGGTGTCGTCGCCATCCCCAACGCCGTCTTCTACGACCACCGCGAGGCGGGCGCGCCCTTCGTGCGGTTCGCGTTCTGCAAGCGCACGGAGGTCCTCGCGGACGCGGTGGAGCGGCTCAAGGCGCTGTAGGGCCGCGGCACCCACCCACACGGACCCACCCGGCTCGCGCCCGCCGCCACGACCCCGGAGGGTTCGGGTGTGACCCACCCGAGCCCCACCGTCCCGGCCCCGCTCACCGAGCCGCCCCGCACCCGCTGCCTCGCCCTGGAACCCAAGGGCCCGACGGCCGTGCGCGCCCTCGGTGTGTTCGCCGCCGCCCGCCTCACCGGGCTGCTCGCGGTGACGGCCGTGGCGCACGCCACCGGCCAGGACACCTTCCGCCTCCTCGGCCGCTCCTGGGACTCCCGCTGGTACACCGGCATCGCCGCGCACGGCTACGGCCGCACCCTGCACTTCGAGCCCGCCGTCGTCCAGAGCGACCTGGCGTTCTTCCCGCTGTACCCGGGCCTGATCCGCGCGGTCACCACCGTCACGCCGCTGTCCCACGGCGCGGCCGGGCTGCTCATCTCCTGGCTCGCCGCCGCGACCGCCGCCCTCGGCATCTACGCGATCGCGGCCCGCCTGTACGACCGCCGCACCGCGACCGTCCTCGTGCTCCTGTGGGGCCTCATGCCCCACTCCGTCATCCTGTCGATGGCGTACACCGAGCCGGTCCTCACCGCCCTGGCCGCCTGGTCCCTGTACGCGCTGCTCACCGGGCGCTGGCTGTGGGCGGGCACGCTCGCGGCGCTCGCGGGCCTGGCCCGGCCGAACGGCTTCGCGGTGGCGGCCGCGGTCCTCGTCGCGGCGGCCTGCGAGATCGTCCGGCGGCGCGGGCGCGGGGTTCCCCACAGGCTGTGGACGGGCGCGCTGCTCGCGCCGCTCGGCTGGGCGGCGTACGTCCTGTGGGTCGGGGCCCGCAAGGGCGACGTGCTCGGCGGCTACTTCGCGGTGCAGCGCGGCTGGGGCTCGCGCTTCGACTTCGGCGCGGGCTCGCTCGCCTTCGTCAAGCACCTGCTCCTCGACGGCGACAAGCTGGTCTTCTCCATGACGCTGGTGATCGTCGCGGTGGCGGTGCTCCTGTACGCGCTCCTGGTGGCCGAGCGGGCGCCGCTGCCGCTGCTCGTCTACACCGGCGTGCTGCTCCTGGTCACGGTCGGCGGCTCCGGCTTCTTCGAGTCCAAGCCGCGTTTCCTGCTGCCCGCCTTCCCGCTGCTGATCCCGCTCGCCTGCGCGGTCCTGCGGACGGCGAGAGCCCGGCCGCGGGCCGCCTTCCTGGTGGTCGGCGCCCTGGCCGGGCTCTCGGTGGCCTACGGGACGTATCTGGTGACGATCGCCCGCATGCCCTTGTAGTCACCGCCGTGCGGCGGGCCCTCAGGCCTCGCCGTCGGGCTTCTCGTCGCCCTCGGCGGAGTCGACGGACTGCTCCAGGCCGAGCTGCTCGACGAGCCAGCGGTCGAACTCGATCGCGGCGCGCACCCAGCTGACGGTCGACGACACGAAGTGCTCCAGGGAGACACCCGTGCCGATCAGCATCTGGGCCTCACCGATGAGGCGGACCGTGCCGTCGTCGTGGGTGTGGCTGTAGACCTTCGGCCACAGCGTGCGGCGGTTCCAGTCGTCGATGGACTCCAGGAGCTGGAGCTTCTCCTCGATGCCGTGCGGCCGGTCGTAGAACGTCCGCACCGAGAAGACCGCCTGGTCCTCCTCGCCCCGGAACATGAAGTACGTACGGAACTCCTCCCACGGCGCCGCGAGGTCTCCCTCGTCGTCGACGACGTACTTGAGTTCCATCTGGTCCAGGAGCTGCTTGACCAGGTCCTGGTCAGGGACGACGGGGCCCGCCGGTCCTGCGCCCTGCTGCGGTTCGGGCTGGCCCCCGAAATTCGGAATCGAGGACGGGTCGATGCTCACCGTGTATTTCCCTTCGTACGGATTGAGCCATCCTCTCCCATGCCGGGCGGGGGCTCGCAACCCCCGTCCGCCCATGTGTCCGGTTACGACGCCTCACAGCGACTTCCCCGT from Streptomyces flavofungini includes:
- a CDS encoding polyamine aminopropyltransferase, with amino-acid sequence MIEPPERLPVTPRTGRFLVLAGVFVCAACGLVYELELVALASYLIGDSVTQASVVLSVMVFAMGIGSLLAKRLRCRAAAGFGLIEAALALVGGCSAMTLYAAFAWAGDRGEMWEGGSRYLFVAFSLAIGILIGAEVPLLMVLIQRVRRQDPGGAVADLFAADYVGALVGGLAFPFLLLPWFGQLTGALLTGAVNVLAGGALVFGLFGRDLSVRGRWVLLTTNVTVLAVLASAAVLVDDFERAARRAVYGPDIRVAVQTGVQEVVLTGGHRESLDLFLDGRLRVSGRDEHRYHRALVQPAMRGGPHARVLVLGGGDGLAAREVLRHSGVRRVDVVEIDPGVVKLARSDPALSELNGHVFRDRRVRVVHADAFHWLRGPHGRRLPYDVVIADLPDPGITASTKLYSQEFYGLVARALTDGGRLAVHAGPVVTRPRTYWTVDATLRAAGLTTTPYRVTGRHSGFAAGPDRTADGTVRTRDWGFVLAARGPEGLLAAADSAILRSGARAAQRVRPDPGRSMAPSTLVHPRYAD
- a CDS encoding DUF2617 family protein — encoded protein: MLTTLKTVYTDTRAGDLAWALGREPLPALATLDLELSGATVQLRLLGASHQVLLEEERGGSCSETVACIPGSSTPLPLGVSKRVGEWEYEFAACVETLSQGQFAGRAQELLALVAEHPHGLAGVFPGIPHAFTAMLAQRHEGSVMWRTWHAYPQDGQLVATRTRVGVRMPAAL
- a CDS encoding pyridoxal phosphate-dependent aminotransferase, translating into MTSSSGSTGTTGASGAPGSSASGRPLLNRRLAEFGTTIFAEMSALAVRTGAINLGQGFPDTDGPEEVREAAVRALRDGRGNQYPPGPGVPELRAAVAAHQSRRYGLAYDPDREVLVTAGATEAIAASLLALVEPGDEVIALEPYYDSYAASIALAGGTRVPVTLRPGGGAADRRFVLDLDELRDAVTPRTRLLLLNTPHNPTGTVLTREELAAIAELAVERDLLVVTDEVYEHLVFADTPAPDGSGSPAHIPLASFPGMRERTVTIGSAGKTFSFTGWKVGWVTSTPELVTAVRSAKQYLTFVASGPFQYAVAEALALPESYFTGIREDLRAKRDLLSAGLTAAGFEVYRPQGTYFVTTDIRPLGADRSHGGDGFAFCRALPERAGVVAIPNAVFYDHREAGAPFVRFAFCKRTEVLADAVERLKAL
- a CDS encoding glycosyltransferase family 39 protein, coding for MTHPSPTVPAPLTEPPRTRCLALEPKGPTAVRALGVFAAARLTGLLAVTAVAHATGQDTFRLLGRSWDSRWYTGIAAHGYGRTLHFEPAVVQSDLAFFPLYPGLIRAVTTVTPLSHGAAGLLISWLAAATAALGIYAIAARLYDRRTATVLVLLWGLMPHSVILSMAYTEPVLTALAAWSLYALLTGRWLWAGTLAALAGLARPNGFAVAAAVLVAAACEIVRRRGRGVPHRLWTGALLAPLGWAAYVLWVGARKGDVLGGYFAVQRGWGSRFDFGAGSLAFVKHLLLDGDKLVFSMTLVIVAVAVLLYALLVAERAPLPLLVYTGVLLLVTVGGSGFFESKPRFLLPAFPLLIPLACAVLRTARARPRAAFLVVGALAGLSVAYGTYLVTIARMPL
- a CDS encoding YbjN domain-containing protein; the protein is MSIDPSSIPNFGGQPEPQQGAGPAGPVVPDQDLVKQLLDQMELKYVVDDEGDLAAPWEEFRTYFMFRGEEDQAVFSVRTFYDRPHGIEEKLQLLESIDDWNRRTLWPKVYSHTHDDGTVRLIGEAQMLIGTGVSLEHFVSSTVSWVRAAIEFDRWLVEQLGLEQSVDSAEGDEKPDGEA